Below is a genomic region from Raphanus sativus cultivar WK10039 chromosome 4, ASM80110v3, whole genome shotgun sequence.
AATTTGTTTGGTCTAATTAGGGTTTGTTAAGAACCTTGTCGTTGTTGTTTATAATgatagatttattaatttttttttattttgcttaattataatgatatagattCTTTATAATAACTTTGACTCGTTTTAAGCCCATGATGATGAATTGCACTGAATTGATTTGCCCCCTGCAAGCACGGCAATTATTTACCTTTTGGGCCAGTTCAAATATATTTACTCTCCTTATCGTAGGAATGGTTTCATTCATATCTTTTAGAACCGGTCTAATCAGTGTTCATGTTGTGTGTTGCGATGCCCAAAatgaaaaacgtttttataCAGAAGATACCTTATTGTATACGTTGTATGATGGATGATTCTCTTGGTATCTTTTAGCCTTTTGGGCCCGTTCAATAGGGTGTTTTGTTACTTATTTTTTGGGGGTTTGAAGTTGGGccaattgtttttcttttttttttggtacacAGGAAGCTGCAGAAACCCTCCTTCTGTTAAGCAAGTCGCAACTTCCCATTCCTGCTCTGATTCTATCTGAAGATCAGTATGAGTCAAAATGTTCTCTCATCGGATGTTCATTGTCCATCAATAAACCACTGAACTACTGCTCCACATCCCACAAACACATGGCAAAGATGATGTCTTCCCAACACGTTCCAATCAAGTGCCTTGGAGACTTCAGTTCTACGAATGAGCGTGATAGACTTTGCGGTTGCATCCTCATCGACAAATCCAAACAAGTGGACACAGGAGTTCCTGATCTGATAAATCCTCAGTTCTTCTCAACTGTCCCCATTCATCTACCATTCATCAAGGAGAATCCTCCAGCTTCTTCTGCTTCTACTCAGTACATGTTTTTTCactctcctcctccacctccttaCCAGAGCATCCAATGGACCCCAGAGGAATACACCAGAGATTTTCAGGTCGGATCTTACTCCATAAGATCCAGAAATCTCTGTCTCCTACATCCCACAGCAGAAGGATGGAGACTCTCTGTTTTCCAGAATGAAAAAGAGTCGCTCTACTGCCTCTCCCATGTTGCTGGGATGAATAAGATCAAGTTGAAGAAACAAAATGGAAAGTGGATAATAAGCAAGGATACGGTCTCTGCTGCGGTAAGAAAACATCAAAACGCTCTTTCTCTGCTAAAAAAAAGTCCTCTACGCTAGCTAACCTATAGCTGTTTCACTTTCAGGATACTCTTTCTCTGCTAAAAAATCAGAACCGTTCTGATGCAGAAGAAGCTGAACACCAAACTCTCTTGGGAAACACTGATCCAAACACTCAGAACACCAGTGCTGCTATCATTCCTCCTGATTCACTGAAGACACAGAACCCTTCTTCTGTTCATAAATAGCTTCTTCAGGTTTTCATTGTTCTTCAAAGATTTTCTGacacacaaataaaaaatctaatagaTGGATATAAGGACAGAGGTCTATTAAATGATATAATACTCCCTCTCTCTCAATCGTGCAGGTGGGGAACATGTGCTGCAAACCAAGTCCATTTTTGAGATTGAGTTTTCTCCACTCACTTCGGCTATACGTTTGATTCTTTGTTTTGAAAAGCACCAAGTACAGTTGCAACTGTTGTGGTTCTATAAAAGCTTTGCGATCTCTCTCAGTTTTTGCACCCACTACTAGGATGCACTCAGACTCGACATATTAGCAACATTCTTTTGGACCCCTTACCTTTTTTTGGGTCTGCAAGCTACATTCTTTGGACTCTATATTTTGTACTTCTACTTACCAATTTGATCTAACAAATTTGTCCATGTGAATTTGTATGCAGGACACCAATAGTATTTGTTAGAGGATATCACTTTACAAAACTACAATTTTCcttcttaaaaaaatacaattattttatcaaactAGCACCTTTATAATTATGATAAATGTGTTTATATAACTTAACAAAAGAATGAATCTGGAACGGTTTCTTGTAGTTGTCACTTCAATTAACTATTTTATTGATTCTTGTTATTATAAGTCGAATTGGGTATATTTTAGAAGGATCTTGACAAACAGGTATGTTTTAGAAGGGCTAAACTTGAAGTTTTTTTATccagaaatttatttttaaaaatgtagaaTTTGATCCCAAAAAAACGTTAGAGAGAAGTACAAATGATAAAAGTAAAAGAAATAGTCGCCATCAACGGTTTTAGTGTCAAACTatgaaataataacaaaataatagaaCAACAAGAATATgtgatatgatttttttaactgGAATATATGATATGATCAACCCATCTTTATGCAactctaaattatattttactttcttAAATAATCAAGTTGTATACGACATTATTGAAAAGATATGACTTGTCCCTACTATATATAGCCccgcccccccccccccccctcccgtatttt
It encodes:
- the LOC130511581 gene encoding uncharacterized protein LOC130511581 is translated as MAKMMSSQHVPIKCLGDFSSTNERDRLCGCILIDKSKQVDTGVPDLINPQFFSTVPIHLPFIKENPPASSASTQYMFFHSPPPPPYQSIQWTPEEYTRDFQVGSYSIRSRNLCLLHPTAEGWRLSVFQNEKESLYCLSHVAGMNKIKLKKQNGKWIISKDTVSAADTLSLLKNQNRSDAEEAEHQTLLGNTDPNTQNTSAAIIPPDSLKTQNPSSVHK